A stretch of DNA from Arachis hypogaea cultivar Tifrunner chromosome 19, arahy.Tifrunner.gnm2.J5K5, whole genome shotgun sequence:
GTGTGCATGTTCTTGAAGAAATGGATGAGATTGTTGGACACATTGAAGGCAGATATGACGTATCATTGGCAGACTCCACCATGATGTGGATTGTGCAATACGGCATGAACAAAGCTCAAGAAAGGATGAAGACGAAAACCGGAGTCATCGAACGCTTGAATGAGATATCAAAGTTCTATGAATTGGCAGTGATGCAGCTTGAAGGATGCCTCAACATTGTTAAAGCTGGGACAGAAAACAAGTCTCTAGAAAGCAATCATGAAGAAGTACTTGAAGAGCTAAGAGAAATCAAAGATCGCCTCCAAGGTCGCCTCGAGGAATCTGAATTGGCCATATCAGAGAAGGACAGAGAGTTGACAGAGCTTAAAGAAAGAGGGCCAATGTCTCCGTCTTCCGGCCCTGGAACTGGGACAGCTACAAGTCCAACTTATGAGAATGATCAAACAACAAGAAACAAGCATAGTAAGGGTGATGTCCAAGAATTAAGGACTTGTATGGATCAACATATCCAAAACATGAAACAAAGAGTTGAAACAAAACATGGCAAGTCAGGTGAGGCATCACAGCGTGGCATCGACAGGAAAAAGATCGAAGAGATGGGTTCAGACATTGGAATACTAAAGCAGACTATGGATCTTGCTTTTACCAAGATGCAGAGTGCTCTTGTCTTGTGTGAGATGAGGCCAAAGGAGAGGCAATGGAAGTTGGCAATTGAAAAAGATGTTATGTCTATTTTGATTAGAAGTTTCTTGAGGGAGTTTCAAGAGAATGCTGATGcaaaagagaggaagaaagaggatCAGGTTCTGAAACATTGGCAGGAGCATTATTGGCCACAAATGATGAATGAGGTTACATGTCTGCAGTATGAACTTGCCAATTTGAATGAAACATGTGCTGAGGATTCTGACTGCTCGGCGCTTTCTTCGCCAACCAAGGCTTCCCAGGACGAAGGATGTTTTGAAAAGCCAAGGTCTCCTAAGAAGGTGGATGAGGCAAAGCCACCAAAAgtggaagagaatgaagatgggAGTAACATTGTTGCTAAACTGATAAAGAGTCATGAGTCTATTATTCGCAGAACGAAAGAAGAAATGAAACTGAGTAAGCTTGGACTTGCACAAGACAAGAAGGCCTCATCCTCCAAAATAAGAAGGGAACGCCTCAAAGAAAGAATCCGTGCCGTTATAGAAAGATTGGATAATCTTACAGATAGGAATGATGAGATGAGTGAATCTTTTCGTGAAAGCAAAACGCTTCCACGGAGGAGGTTATCCGAAATATATGAGACTGATATAGTTAACAAGGATACTGATCACTGGGAAAGCACCTGGGAGAATGAAATTGGAGTATTCAATGCAGAAAAAGGACAGTTGTTAACAACAGAAAAGAGATATAACACAATGGCAAGGTCAAAAGCACAAGGCATTCATGGTTCTGTAGGTAAAGGTATGGTGGAAGAATTTAATAGTATATCATATAGTTCTGTCATTGAGATGCTAATACAGGAGAGTGTTTTTAAATGCTACTTAATTAATCAGTGGAATGAATATACCGAAGAAAATATCATTGAAAGGAAGATTAGTGATGATATAATTCGGGTTCTCTTCTCTGAGGTAGCTAAGGATATCAGTTCTAATCCAGAATTTGCCTTAACCAAGTGCCAGTGTGGTAAAGCTGAGGAATATGGTGTACAAGTACAACGTTCGACGTGTAGTAACCAAGAGGATGAAATAGAATGCACCATAAGGGAGGATATATGCTCGCTTATGTTTAGGAAAACTTGTGAGGAATTCAACACAGTAATGGAAGGCTGTAATGTTGACAGCACAGTAAGAGAAGAAATATATTGGATTGTTTCTGCAGAAACGATGAAAAGTTTCGCAGATATAGCCAGTTATGCTTCAAGAGAGAAAAGTGATAACAACACCAGTCTTGTAGATCAGTTACAATTTATAATTACAGAAAGTATTCTGAAGGAAGATGTTAGCATGGTTGTCTTCAAAGCCATGCTTAAGGAGTGGAAGAATGAGGCAGAAAACTACTACATGGAGAACTTGATAAGGGAGCAGATACACCAATTCATAATGGTTGAGACACTAATTGATGCTATTCTGTTATCCATGGAAGTCAAATCACAAGGTCATTACAACATAAGTGGAGATAATTATCCTACTGTGATGCTAAATCAAGTTCTGGCAACACAAGGAGAAGAGAACATGACCATTGTATTGCTAGAGTCTCTACTTAGATGTTTTGAAGCTGGAGAGACTCTGCTGCTATGTGCACAATCGGAGATCAATGAACACAGCAAACAACTGGACTTGGGTTCTGAATATGGTGACCTACATGAGCATGAAATATTTGAAGATTTGATAACTGGGGAGGAAAGAACTTTCTTTTCACTAAATAGCAAGGTAGAAAATGTCTTGCAACAATTAGGTATAAGCAAGGCACTTCTAAGGGAGTTAGGCAGCAACTTAGGCCACAGACTAAGCAACTCAGAAAGCTTTCATCATCACACGTCATCTATTGAAGAAGAGTATCTGCATCCTGCTTCTTCAGTTTTCTTGCCCCTCTTGAATCTTTCACGAACATTTCC
This window harbors:
- the LOC112752011 gene encoding uncharacterized protein, with amino-acid sequence MDEIVGHIEGRYDVSLADSTMMWIVQYGMNKAQERMKTKTGVIERLNEISKFYELAVMQLEGCLNIVKAGTENKSLESNHEEVLEELREIKDRLQGRLEESELAISEKDRELTELKERGPMSPSSGPGTGTATSPTYENDQTTRNKHSKGDVQELRTCMDQHIQNMKQRVETKHGKSGEASQRGIDRKKIEEMGSDIGILKQTMDLAFTKMQSALVLCEMRPKERQWKLAIEKDVMSILIRSFLREFQENADAKERKKEDQVLKHWQEHYWPQMMNEVTCLQYELANLNETCAEDSDCSALSSPTKASQDEGCFEKPRSPKKVDEAKPPKVEENEDGSNIVAKLIKSHESIIRRTKEEMKLSKLGLAQDKKASSSKIRRERLKERIRAVIERLDNLTDRNDEMSESFRESKTLPRRRLSEIYETDIVNKDTDHWESTWENEIGVFNAEKGQLLTTEKRYNTMARSKAQGIHGSVGKGMVEEFNSISYSSVIEMLIQESVFKCYLINQWNEYTEENIIERKISDDIIRVLFSEVAKDISSNPEFALTKCQCGKAEEYGVQVQRSTCSNQEDEIECTIREDICSLMFRKTCEEFNTVMEGCNVDSTVREEIYWIVSAETMKSFADIASYASREKSDNNTSLVDQLQFIITESILKEDVSMVVFKAMLKEWKNEAENYYMENLIREQIHQFIMVETLIDAILLSMEVKSQGHYNISGDNYPTVMLNQVLATQGEENMTIVLLESLLRCFEAGETLLLCAQSEINEHSKQLDLGSEYGDLHEHEIFEDLITGEERTFFSLNSKVENVLQQLGISKALLRELGSNLGHRLSNSESFHHHTSSIEEEYLHPASSVFLPLLNLSRTFPEFEVMVSQNLQMMTVRLEKMKCCLDSVIELVDSLRNKQLLYQKAFIRRCQNLQDAEAEVDLLGDQVEELLTLLEQIYVTLALHAPTLQQYFEVSNILELIKAELIRGASQTLASVN